The Pirellulimonas nuda genome includes a region encoding these proteins:
- a CDS encoding DUF4159 domain-containing protein, translating into MKQNVRCLLPIRPAAAAALFLTIAGVVAAQRGFESWYDDSDNRGGVPDWKNQAGFEKDVFTFVRVQWSSDGGTGRFGDNGRGWGRGRGGGWRTDWPSSDNNFSYRLQQLTSLKVNPQPAIVRLTDDELFDYPFIYIIEPGSLTFSEAEVEALRRYLLSGGFLMVDDFWGDYEWANFESQIKRVFPNRPLVELPLDHEVFSCVYRLKEKPQVCSYDRAWENRDSNGRVLPGRENVTWEDERRHGGDCRTVHYKGIVDDKGRLMAIICHNTDLGDGWEREGMAEWYFSEFAENKSYPMGINIVVYAMTH; encoded by the coding sequence ATGAAGCAGAACGTTCGATGCCTGCTGCCGATCCGGCCCGCAGCAGCCGCCGCGTTGTTCCTGACGATTGCCGGCGTGGTCGCGGCGCAGCGTGGATTTGAGAGCTGGTACGACGACTCCGACAACCGCGGCGGCGTGCCGGACTGGAAAAACCAGGCAGGGTTCGAGAAAGACGTTTTCACGTTCGTCCGTGTGCAGTGGAGTTCCGATGGCGGAACGGGCCGTTTCGGGGACAATGGTCGTGGCTGGGGTCGCGGGCGCGGCGGGGGTTGGCGAACGGACTGGCCCTCGAGCGACAACAACTTCTCGTATCGACTTCAACAACTCACGTCCCTCAAAGTCAATCCGCAACCGGCGATCGTACGACTGACGGACGATGAGCTGTTCGACTATCCATTTATCTATATCATCGAACCAGGGAGCCTCACGTTCTCCGAAGCAGAAGTGGAAGCGTTGCGGCGTTACCTGTTGAGCGGTGGGTTCCTGATGGTCGACGATTTCTGGGGCGACTACGAATGGGCCAACTTCGAAAGCCAGATCAAACGGGTGTTTCCCAACCGCCCGCTGGTCGAACTACCCTTGGACCACGAGGTCTTCTCGTGCGTCTACCGCCTGAAAGAGAAGCCGCAGGTCTGCAGCTACGATCGGGCTTGGGAGAACCGCGATTCCAACGGGCGCGTGCTTCCCGGGAGGGAGAACGTGACGTGGGAAGACGAACGGCGCCACGGCGGTGATTGCCGGACGGTCCACTACAAGGGGATCGTCGACGACAAGGGCCGACTCATGGCCATCATCTGCCACAACACCGATCTGGGCGATGGCTGGGAACGCGAAGGGATGGCCGAGTGGTACTTCAGCGAGTTTGCGGAGAACAAGTCGTACCCTATGGGGATCAACATCGTGGTCTACGCCATGACGCATTGA
- a CDS encoding AAA family ATPase: protein MIGEAVGVEIDSYEQEQAVVEQIRDGSRRIREELSKVIIGQREVVEQLLITLFAGGHCLLTGAPGLAKTLLVRSIAQVFHLKFQRIQFTPDLMPADITGTEILEESTDGHRRLQFVRGPIFANVILADEINRTPPKTQAALLEAMQEHQVTAGGVRYPLDEPFFVLATQNPIEMEGTYPLPEAQLDRFMFNVMIDYLPEDEEVDVVTATTSRRPEPIEPIFGSDDVLRFHEIVRRVPVAREMVRYAVRLAAASRPGQAETPAFVNDWVSWGAGLRAGQYLILGAKARALLQGRSHVSPDDIRALAHATLRHRTLIGYRAEAEGVTVDDVIDRLLKHVAVPTQ, encoded by the coding sequence ATGATCGGAGAAGCCGTGGGCGTAGAGATCGATAGCTACGAGCAGGAACAAGCAGTCGTCGAGCAGATCCGTGACGGCAGCCGGCGGATCCGTGAGGAGTTGTCCAAGGTCATCATCGGGCAGCGGGAGGTCGTCGAGCAGCTCTTGATCACCCTGTTTGCCGGTGGGCACTGCTTGCTCACCGGCGCGCCCGGGCTCGCCAAGACGCTGCTGGTCCGGTCCATCGCCCAGGTGTTCCATCTCAAGTTCCAACGCATCCAGTTCACCCCCGACCTGATGCCGGCCGACATTACCGGGACGGAGATCCTGGAAGAATCGACCGATGGTCACCGGCGTCTGCAGTTCGTCCGCGGCCCGATCTTCGCCAACGTGATCCTGGCCGACGAGATCAACCGCACGCCCCCCAAGACCCAGGCGGCGTTGCTCGAAGCGATGCAGGAGCACCAGGTCACCGCCGGCGGGGTCCGCTACCCGCTCGACGAACCGTTTTTTGTGCTCGCGACCCAGAACCCGATCGAGATGGAGGGGACGTACCCGCTCCCCGAGGCCCAACTCGACCGGTTCATGTTCAACGTGATGATCGACTACCTGCCCGAAGACGAAGAGGTCGACGTCGTGACCGCAACCACTTCGCGCAGGCCCGAGCCGATCGAGCCGATCTTCGGCAGCGACGACGTGCTCCGCTTTCACGAGATCGTCCGCCGGGTGCCCGTGGCCCGCGAGATGGTGCGCTACGCGGTCCGCTTGGCTGCCGCCTCACGCCCGGGGCAGGCGGAAACGCCCGCGTTCGTCAATGACTGGGTGAGTTGGGGCGCCGGGCTGCGGGCCGGGCAGTACCTGATCCTCGGCGCCAAGGCGCGGGCGCTCTTGCAGGGCCGCTCGCACGTGTCGCCCGACGACATCCGCGCCCTCGCTCACGCAACGCTCCGCCATCGTACGCTCATCGGGTACCGCGCCGAGGCAGAGGGAGTCACCGTCGACGACGTCATCGACCGCCTGCTGAAGCACGTAGCCGTTCCCACCCAGTAA
- a CDS encoding DUF58 domain-containing protein, with the protein MPAPLDTRTTHAPGESAGAARGVNFVDAKTLMQIKNLQMRAKVIVEGFYAGIHRSPYHGISVEFSEYRQYVPGDDVRYVDWRLFARSDRYYVKRFEDETNVLCYLLVDTSRSMGFGAGDVTKHEYARTLAATMAYFLYLQRDAVGLAVFDEHILEYLLPRRRTGHLRRLMAALQREPQGTGTDLARPLEQIAKTVRKRGMVILISDLLAPVEVLATQLGYLRSRGHEVLVLRVLDPSESTFPFTNPRVFHDMESGKKSYIDPQEARKSYLDAFKEHATGLTKACNDLGVEFVDCPTDRPLELSLFDLLRARMLRSRTPSHNDRKARRGA; encoded by the coding sequence ATGCCCGCCCCGCTGGACACACGCACGACACACGCTCCCGGGGAGTCGGCCGGCGCCGCGCGCGGCGTGAACTTCGTGGACGCCAAGACGCTGATGCAGATCAAGAATCTGCAGATGCGGGCGAAGGTGATTGTCGAAGGGTTTTACGCGGGCATCCACCGCAGCCCCTACCACGGGATCTCGGTTGAGTTCAGCGAGTACCGCCAGTACGTCCCGGGCGACGACGTGCGCTACGTCGATTGGCGGCTGTTCGCACGCAGCGACCGCTACTATGTGAAGCGGTTCGAAGACGAGACGAACGTGCTTTGCTATTTGCTGGTCGACACGAGCCGGTCCATGGGCTTCGGGGCGGGCGACGTCACGAAGCACGAGTACGCGCGGACCCTGGCCGCTACGATGGCCTACTTTCTCTACCTGCAACGGGACGCGGTCGGACTGGCGGTTTTCGACGAGCACATCCTCGAGTACCTCCTGCCGCGGCGCCGTACGGGACACCTGCGCCGCTTGATGGCCGCCCTGCAGCGCGAGCCGCAGGGGACCGGGACCGACCTGGCGCGCCCGCTCGAGCAGATCGCCAAGACCGTCCGCAAGCGCGGCATGGTCATCTTGATCTCCGACCTGCTCGCGCCGGTCGAAGTGCTCGCCACTCAGCTCGGCTACCTGCGATCACGCGGGCACGAAGTGCTCGTGCTGCGTGTGCTCGATCCGAGCGAATCTACTTTTCCGTTTACCAACCCCCGCGTCTTCCACGACATGGAGTCGGGAAAGAAGTCGTACATTGATCCCCAGGAGGCTCGCAAGAGCTACCTCGACGCATTCAAGGAACACGCGACTGGACTAACCAAAGCATGCAACGACCTGGGCGTGGAGTTTGTGGACTGCCCCACGGATCGGCCGCTTGAGTTGTCGCTGTTCGACCTGCTGCGGGCGAGGATGCTCCGGAGCCGCACCCCCTCGCACAACGACCGCAAGGCGAGGAGGGGGGCTTGA
- a CDS encoding BatA domain-containing protein yields MSALAPLYLLGMAAVSLPLLFHLIRRTPRGEMLFSSLMFLRPSPPRLTKRSRLDNLLLLLLRGLAIALLALAFARPLFRQTAMVTPEDVGRQRVAVLIDTSASMRRGDLWEQAVAAVDHALADYRPQDRFAVYAFDETLRPVASYQDLAGLEPSRRRPTVARRLTQIEPTWAGTHLGQALADALASLEDMHDADNEEVAAPRRIVLISDLQAGCRLDALSAYGWPDDAALELIPLRLDDPTNAGLELLGQRAVAQRVEDARDQRLRVRVTNAAGSKVEDFRLQWQTPAGQPLGSPIEVHTPPGESRVVRVAPPGSAGPRPQLVLRGDGFDFDNTVYYLPPAREVVRVVCLGSDDPADADGMAYYLDRAIGSDAARSAEVAHVAPGARAILEGEPPAMVVVTAPPSGTQATELRRFVERGGLLLYVVSGEEDAAALGVLLEQESVEVTTVAPDDYALLGEIDFAHPLFSAMAGPQFNNFTQILFWKYRQLNEAALPGLGVIARFDSGDPAVLQRSAGAGRLLVMTAGWNPKDSQLARSWKFPLMLSSLIESHHRHTTFRPSYQVDQRVPLPAGIELPESPVVTKPNGDRVPLAGDATVVLGADVPGVYRVSTRDEPAEFAVHLDPTESNTASLPQEALEQAGVRLSTEFDVAAEKAKMQQLRDVELEGRQKIWKWLVALAIVMLIAETGLAGWFSRSADQTLAAA; encoded by the coding sequence TTGAGCGCACTGGCGCCACTCTACTTGCTGGGCATGGCGGCCGTTTCGTTGCCGCTGCTGTTTCACCTCATCCGCCGCACACCCCGTGGCGAGATGCTGTTCAGCTCGTTGATGTTCTTGCGGCCTTCGCCCCCGAGGCTGACCAAGCGGAGCCGGCTGGACAACCTGCTGCTGCTGTTGCTGCGTGGCTTGGCGATCGCCCTGTTGGCGTTGGCGTTCGCGCGACCCCTGTTTCGCCAGACCGCGATGGTGACCCCCGAAGACGTCGGGCGGCAGCGCGTAGCCGTACTAATCGACACGAGCGCCAGCATGCGTCGAGGCGACCTGTGGGAGCAGGCGGTGGCGGCGGTCGACCACGCCTTGGCGGACTATCGTCCGCAAGACCGTTTCGCGGTGTACGCCTTCGACGAGACGCTGCGGCCGGTCGCCAGCTACCAGGATTTGGCCGGACTGGAACCCTCGCGGCGTCGACCGACGGTGGCGCGAAGGCTAACGCAAATCGAGCCGACTTGGGCGGGGACCCACCTGGGACAGGCGTTGGCCGACGCCCTGGCGTCGCTAGAAGACATGCACGACGCCGACAACGAAGAGGTCGCCGCGCCGCGGCGGATCGTGCTCATCAGTGATCTGCAGGCCGGTTGCCGGCTCGACGCCTTGAGCGCCTACGGGTGGCCCGACGACGCCGCGTTAGAGCTGATACCGCTGAGGCTGGACGATCCGACCAATGCCGGCCTGGAGCTGCTCGGGCAGCGCGCCGTGGCCCAGAGGGTGGAGGACGCCCGCGACCAGCGGCTTCGCGTGCGCGTGACGAACGCCGCCGGCTCGAAGGTCGAGGACTTCCGGCTGCAGTGGCAGACCCCAGCGGGGCAGCCGCTGGGGAGTCCCATCGAGGTGCACACGCCCCCCGGCGAGAGCCGCGTGGTGCGGGTTGCTCCACCTGGGTCCGCCGGCCCTCGCCCGCAACTCGTGCTGCGTGGCGACGGCTTCGACTTCGACAACACGGTCTATTATTTGCCCCCAGCGCGCGAAGTCGTACGCGTCGTCTGCCTGGGGAGCGACGACCCCGCGGACGCCGACGGGATGGCGTATTACCTGGACCGGGCCATCGGGAGCGATGCGGCGCGGTCGGCCGAGGTGGCGCACGTGGCGCCCGGCGCCCGCGCGATCCTCGAGGGCGAGCCCCCGGCAATGGTGGTCGTGACCGCCCCGCCGTCCGGGACGCAGGCAACGGAGCTTCGCCGGTTCGTCGAGCGCGGCGGTCTGCTGCTGTACGTGGTCAGCGGTGAAGAGGACGCCGCGGCGCTGGGCGTGCTGCTCGAACAAGAGAGCGTAGAAGTCACCACCGTCGCGCCCGACGACTACGCCCTGCTGGGCGAGATCGACTTCGCCCACCCGCTGTTCTCCGCGATGGCCGGGCCCCAGTTCAATAACTTTACGCAGATCCTGTTCTGGAAGTACCGCCAACTCAACGAAGCCGCGCTGCCGGGCCTGGGCGTCATCGCCCGGTTCGATTCGGGCGACCCGGCCGTCTTGCAGCGTAGCGCCGGCGCCGGTCGATTGCTGGTGATGACCGCGGGGTGGAACCCCAAAGACAGCCAGCTCGCCCGTTCGTGGAAGTTTCCTTTGATGCTCTCGTCGTTGATCGAGAGCCATCACCGGCACACCACCTTCCGTCCCAGCTATCAGGTCGACCAGCGCGTGCCGCTGCCCGCTGGGATCGAGTTGCCAGAAAGTCCTGTCGTCACCAAGCCCAACGGCGACCGGGTTCCGCTCGCCGGCGATGCGACGGTCGTCCTTGGCGCGGATGTTCCTGGCGTCTACCGCGTGAGCACGAGGGATGAACCGGCGGAGTTTGCGGTGCACCTCGACCCGACCGAAAGCAACACCGCGTCGCTGCCCCAGGAAGCGCTGGAGCAGGCCGGGGTGCGGCTATCGACGGAATTTGACGTCGCGGCCGAAAAGGCGAAGATGCAACAGCTGCGCGACGTGGAGCTGGAGGGCCGCCAGAAGATATGGAAATGGCTGGTGGCGCTAGCCATCGTTATGCTGATCGCTGAAACCGGACTGGCCGGTTGGTTCTCGCGATCCGCCGATCAGACGCTCGCCGCGGCATGA
- a CDS encoding coiled-coil domain-containing protein — MIQDLHKMLRAVRSRMQIVRQRWALTLCWLVWAALAGLLWANADEVDFTGRQLALTVAAGALLTAVVCRILVLRSLRDPHRVAQRIEAKHPELGASLLAALEQAPSPQLQTLGYLQSSVVREAVRHGRKHNWNHAVSAAQLGLAQLAQLAALAVLVAACVTLFDRGEAAARLSGPTLGLRAPAQRLDFDVSIQPGDTQIERGTTLLVVAEFGRDAPTEATLMLRATERLADPEADDRVASRPMTQSFDDPKFVARVASVDSDLRYWVVYAGQPTQQYRVTVFEYPRLERADAGLLYPEYTSLAPKAIDNVRHVTAVEGAQLTFRCRLNKEVEHARFVDQDGGEVPLARTGDAAPVVAATLTLDASRRFKLLLTDDQGRQNKSPPEFVVKVLPNRPAKLKIAQPARDVRVSPLEELEVSGEATDDFGLLRSGISYSIGGSEPHDAVLLDHAGPKAGPKAAPDAATKKSLVAHLVDFEALDARPDQLLSYYVWAEDIGPDGEVRQTMSDMYFAEVRHFEEIFRQGDQPTGQQQQEAQERQQQQQPQGASQQAEELAELQKQIIGATWALVRRETAKAPSPSFANDVGVLVESQQQALGQLEELTGELSDQESIEHAAAARQQMQSVLKRLGAVTTSAGADGLRPALSSEQAAYQALLRLRAREFSVVQGGPQQQQQGAQSSSASGQRSRSQQQLNQLELSAEENRYETQSRAQDQRQQAQGGSDQAQQVLDRLRELARRQQDLNERVRQVQSELEAAQDDEERDAVERELKRLREQQQEILRDTDQLQSEMEGSEDAPQTEDAQRRLEQTRDRIQEASEALQQGRVSDAAAEGARAERQLNDLRDEFRRRAADDFSEEMRQLSDAARRLDERQRALTEELSQQQERQDRSLRDGGARQEVVEGLAEQRREYEELIERIQETVREAEEPEPLLARQLYEAVGEASDARVPEALDVAEQLLEIGVVKDAAESMRSAGNGVRRLREGVDSAAQSVLGDETEALRRAERELEDLDSQLNREIRRAQGGGDPTDPQGERQPGEEQGEEQGEEQGEEQGEEQGEEQGEEQGEEQGEEQGEQHGQSGREQEPGQPGEGEQASEPPRQDSEGQPGGQQPGGRRQDPNGQPPRGEPSGGQPTQQDPQQAGQGAAGGGGPQQHQQPQEGSDGERDDQRSTDRQEGQGGGAGELPSDLTRWLEASRAGAEGPITGDAFRAWNDRMRDVEDLLDDPDLRAQAARIRDRAEAARADYKRFSKEPDWNQLIEAVAEPLAELRERVRQERRRRESPDSLVPIDRDPVPVEHADTVQKYYERLGSGE, encoded by the coding sequence ATGATCCAGGACCTCCACAAGATGCTCCGTGCGGTCCGCTCACGCATGCAAATCGTGCGTCAGCGGTGGGCGCTCACGCTCTGCTGGCTTGTGTGGGCGGCCCTCGCCGGACTGCTCTGGGCCAACGCGGACGAAGTTGATTTCACCGGTCGGCAGCTTGCGCTCACGGTTGCAGCCGGCGCGCTGCTGACCGCCGTGGTTTGCCGGATCCTCGTGCTGCGGAGCCTGCGCGACCCGCACCGGGTGGCCCAACGCATCGAAGCCAAACACCCGGAGCTCGGCGCCTCGTTGTTGGCGGCGCTGGAGCAGGCCCCTTCGCCCCAACTTCAGACGCTGGGCTACCTGCAGTCGTCCGTGGTTCGCGAAGCGGTGCGCCACGGCCGCAAGCACAACTGGAACCACGCGGTTTCGGCCGCGCAGCTCGGACTGGCGCAGCTCGCGCAGCTGGCGGCGCTTGCCGTGCTGGTCGCGGCGTGTGTGACGCTGTTCGATCGCGGCGAAGCCGCCGCGCGGCTGAGCGGCCCCACGCTAGGTCTTCGGGCGCCGGCGCAACGGCTCGACTTTGACGTGAGCATCCAGCCCGGCGACACGCAGATCGAACGCGGGACGACGCTGCTGGTCGTGGCCGAGTTCGGCCGTGACGCCCCTACCGAGGCGACGCTCATGCTGCGGGCGACGGAGCGCCTTGCGGACCCCGAAGCAGACGACCGCGTGGCCTCTCGCCCCATGACCCAGAGCTTCGACGACCCGAAGTTTGTGGCCCGAGTGGCGTCGGTCGACAGCGACCTGCGCTACTGGGTGGTATACGCCGGTCAACCGACCCAGCAGTACCGCGTCACGGTGTTTGAGTATCCCAGGCTCGAGCGGGCCGACGCCGGGCTCCTCTACCCCGAGTACACCTCCCTGGCGCCAAAAGCCATCGACAACGTCCGCCACGTCACGGCGGTCGAAGGCGCGCAGCTCACGTTTCGTTGCCGTTTGAACAAGGAAGTGGAGCACGCACGGTTTGTCGACCAGGACGGCGGGGAGGTCCCGCTGGCGCGCACCGGCGACGCGGCGCCGGTCGTCGCGGCGACCCTTACGCTCGACGCGTCTCGCCGGTTCAAACTCCTGCTGACCGACGACCAGGGCCGCCAAAACAAGTCGCCCCCCGAGTTCGTCGTGAAGGTTCTGCCGAACCGGCCGGCCAAACTCAAGATCGCCCAGCCCGCCCGCGACGTGCGCGTCTCGCCCCTTGAAGAACTCGAAGTCTCGGGCGAGGCGACCGATGATTTCGGCTTGCTGCGTAGCGGCATCAGCTACTCGATCGGCGGCAGCGAGCCGCACGACGCCGTGCTGCTCGATCACGCCGGCCCAAAAGCCGGCCCAAAAGCCGCCCCAGACGCCGCGACCAAGAAGTCGCTGGTCGCGCACCTGGTGGACTTCGAGGCGCTCGACGCCCGGCCCGATCAGCTGCTGTCGTACTACGTGTGGGCCGAGGATATCGGTCCCGACGGCGAGGTGCGACAGACGATGAGCGACATGTACTTCGCCGAGGTGCGGCACTTCGAGGAGATCTTCCGGCAGGGCGATCAGCCCACCGGTCAGCAACAGCAGGAGGCCCAAGAGCGGCAACAGCAGCAACAACCTCAGGGCGCCTCGCAGCAGGCCGAAGAGCTCGCCGAACTGCAGAAGCAGATTATCGGCGCCACCTGGGCGCTCGTTCGCCGCGAGACCGCCAAGGCGCCGTCGCCGTCGTTCGCCAACGATGTTGGCGTGCTGGTCGAGTCGCAACAACAGGCCCTCGGGCAACTGGAGGAGTTGACGGGCGAGCTTAGCGATCAAGAGTCGATCGAGCACGCCGCCGCGGCCCGCCAGCAGATGCAAAGCGTCTTAAAGCGGCTCGGCGCGGTCACCACTTCGGCGGGCGCCGACGGGCTGCGGCCCGCCCTGTCGAGCGAGCAGGCCGCGTACCAGGCGCTGCTGAGGCTCCGCGCCCGCGAGTTTAGTGTCGTCCAGGGCGGTCCCCAGCAGCAACAGCAGGGCGCCCAGTCGAGCAGCGCCTCGGGACAACGCAGTCGTTCGCAACAACAGCTCAACCAGCTCGAGTTGTCGGCCGAGGAGAACCGTTATGAGACGCAAAGCCGGGCGCAAGACCAACGCCAGCAGGCCCAGGGGGGTAGCGACCAGGCGCAGCAGGTGCTGGACCGGCTCCGCGAGCTCGCCCGTCGGCAGCAGGACCTGAACGAGCGTGTGCGGCAGGTGCAGTCGGAACTAGAAGCCGCGCAGGACGACGAAGAGCGCGACGCGGTCGAGCGGGAACTCAAGCGGCTGCGAGAGCAGCAGCAGGAGATCCTACGCGACACCGACCAGTTGCAGAGCGAGATGGAGGGCTCCGAGGATGCGCCGCAAACCGAGGACGCTCAGCGCCGGCTCGAGCAGACGCGCGACCGCATCCAGGAGGCTTCCGAAGCACTCCAGCAGGGCCGGGTGTCGGACGCCGCCGCCGAGGGCGCCCGCGCCGAACGCCAGCTGAACGATTTGCGGGACGAGTTCCGCCGCCGCGCGGCCGACGACTTCAGCGAAGAGATGCGACAGCTCAGCGACGCCGCCCGCCGGCTCGACGAGCGGCAACGCGCGTTGACCGAAGAGCTCTCTCAGCAGCAGGAGCGGCAAGACCGCTCGCTGCGGGACGGCGGCGCGCGGCAGGAGGTCGTGGAGGGTCTCGCCGAGCAGCGGCGGGAGTACGAAGAACTCATCGAGCGCATCCAGGAAACCGTACGCGAGGCCGAAGAGCCCGAGCCGCTGCTCGCCAGGCAGCTCTACGAGGCCGTCGGGGAGGCCAGCGACGCCCGGGTGCCCGAAGCCCTCGACGTCGCCGAGCAGCTCCTCGAAATTGGCGTTGTGAAGGACGCCGCCGAATCCATGCGCTCCGCGGGCAACGGCGTCCGCCGGCTCCGCGAGGGAGTGGACAGCGCGGCCCAGAGTGTGTTGGGCGACGAGACCGAGGCGCTCCGCCGCGCCGAGCGTGAGCTGGAAGACCTCGACTCGCAGCTAAACCGCGAGATCCGGCGGGCCCAGGGCGGAGGCGACCCGACGGACCCTCAAGGCGAACGGCAGCCAGGCGAAGAACAAGGCGAAGAACAAGGCGAAGAACAAGGCGAAGAACAAGGCGAAGAACAAGGCGAAGAACAAGGCGAAGAACAAGGCGAAGAACAAGGCGAAGAACAAGGCGAGCAACACGGACAAAGCGGCCGTGAGCAAGAACCGGGTCAACCGGGAGAAGGAGAACAAGCCTCCGAGCCGCCTCGCCAGGATAGCGAGGGCCAACCCGGGGGGCAGCAGCCGGGCGGCAGGCGACAAGACCCCAACGGCCAACCGCCGCGAGGCGAGCCATCCGGCGGTCAACCAACCCAACAAGACCCCCAGCAAGCGGGGCAAGGCGCCGCTGGTGGCGGCGGCCCACAACAACATCAGCAACCGCAAGAGGGCTCAGACGGCGAGCGCGACGACCAGCGGTCAACGGATCGCCAGGAGGGCCAGGGCGGCGGCGCCGGGGAACTGCCCAGCGACTTGACGCGTTGGCTGGAGGCTTCGCGCGCCGGCGCCGAGGGCCCCATCACCGGCGACGCGTTCCGCGCGTGGAACGACCGCATGCGTGATGTGGAGGACCTGCTGGACGATCCGGACCTGCGCGCCCAGGCCGCCCGCATCCGCGACCGCGCCGAGGCCGCCCGGGCCGACTACAAGCGGTTTTCTAAGGAGCCGGATTGGAACCAACTAATCGAAGCGGTCGCGGAGCCGCTGGCCGAGCTGCGCGAGCGCGTCCGCCAGGAGAGGCGGCGGAGGGAATCGCCCGATTCGCTGGTTCCCATCGACCGCGACCCGGTTCCGGTCGAGCACGCCGACACCGTGCAGAAGTACTACGAACGTCTGGGGAGTGGTGAATGA